The DNA sequence GTCCCGTGCGTGAAGGACATCGGGCTGTGGGGCGAGCGGCTCCAGCGGGCGTATGTCGACATGGGCGTACTGGAACTCGGCGACAGCGACCTGGACCGGCTGATGGCCCAGGACGAGGAGGTGGCCGAGCGGATGGACGAACGGCGCTTCGCGGCGGAGGAGGCGGAGCGCACGGGCGAGGTCGAGGAGGCGATCGCCCAGGGCGCGGCCGAGGGGGCGCTCGTCCAGGGACCGGCAGAGGGGACGCTCGCCCAGGGCGCGGCCGAGGGGTGAGACCTCGGCCGATGGTGTGAGCGGCTTCGGCGACAGGTGGACCGGGCTACCCAGCGTGTCCGGCATGTGACACCTCAAGTTCCCCCCAGGGGGCGGTCCTTGGTAAGTTCTTGATCATCACCGACGGAGAACACCGAGGTCATTGGGGTGGCATCGGTTCCGTTGGCGTACGCATGAAGGAACGGCCGAAGGGTGCTCTCCACGGCGGTGGGGGGCACGCCTTTGCCACCTTTGTGCCGGAGGATGATGGTGGGGTGCGGATTCGAACGAGCACCATGGAAGAACTCCCCGTCCTCCAGGACATAGAGCGCGCCGCCGGACTCTGCTTCCGGGACATCGGAATGGACGAAGTCGCCGATGACGAGCCCCTGAGCCTGGCCGAGCTGAGCCGCTACCAGCGGGCCGGGCGGGCCTGGGTCGCGGTGGACGACGACGACCGGGCGATGGCGTACCTGATCACCGACCCCGTCGACGGAAACATCCATATCGAGCAGGTCTCGGTCCACCCCGACAGCGCCCGCCGTGGCGTCGGGCGGTCCCTGATCGACCACATCGCGGCGCGGGCCGCCGCCGACGGCGTCCCCGCGCTCACCCTGACCACCTTCGTCGACGTGGCCTGGAACGCCCCGTACTACGCCGCGCGGTGCGGCTTCCGGACCCTGACCGAGGCCGAACTGACCCCCGGCCTCCGCGAGATCCGGCGCAGTGAGGCCGGCCACGGACTGGACCGCTGGCCACGGGTGTGCATGCGCAGGGACGTGGGGCCGGGGGCGGATCGGGACGTGGGGCCGGGGGCGGATCGGGGGCACGGCAGGGCGTAGCCGGCGCGGGGCGGGGAGTTCCGCCCATGGAAGTGTCGGAACCTCGGCGTTGTCCCCGAAGGGGCACAGCTGTTCGCTAAAGACATGACCAGTAGCACGGAACTCACCGCTCCGGCAGGCACATCCGGGTCATCTCCCGTGGTGCGCTCGCCGCTCAGGTCCTGGCTCGCCGTCGTCGCCGTCGCGGTCGGCACCTTCTCGGTCGTCACCACCGAGATGCTGCCGGTCGGTCTGCTCACCTCCATCGGAAACGCCCTCCACGTCTCGGCCGGTACGGCGGGCCTGGCCATGACCGTGCCCGGCCTGATCGCCGCGCTCGCCGCCCCGCTGCTCACCGCCACCGTCGGCCGTTTCGACCGGCGGCTGGTGCTGTGCGGTCTGATGGGGCTGCTGGCCGTCGCCAATCTGCTGTCCGCGCTCGCGCCCGGCTTCACCGTCCTGCTGTCCGCCCGGGTCCTGGTCGGGGTGAGCATCGGCGGGGTGTGGTCCATCGCCGGCGGGCTCGCGGTGCGGCTGGTGCCCGAGCGGTCCGCGGGTCACGCCACCACGCTGATCTTCAGCGGGATCGCGGTGGCCTCGGTGCTCGGCGTGCCGATCGGGACGCTCATCGGCGATCTGGTGCACTGGCGGGTCGCGTTCGCCGCCATGGCCGTCCTGTCGCTGGCCGTGGCCGCCGCCATGGCCGTCACCCTGCCGCCGCTGCCCGCGACCGGGACCGTCCGGCTGCGCGAGGTGCCGGGGCTGTTCCGCAACGTCCGGCTGCGGATCGGCCTCATCACCACGCTGCTGCTGGTCACCGGCCACTTCGGCGCGTACACCTATGTCCGCCCGGTGCTCGAGGACGTCGCCGGGGTCGGGACGGGCCTGATCAGCACGCTGCTGCTGGCCTACGGCGTGGCGGGCATCGCCGGGAACTTCCTGGCCGGCACCACCGCCCACCGTGAGCCGCGCCGCACCCTCGTGGTCATCTTCGCCCTGCTGGCGGCGGCCGAACTCCTGGTCCCGGTCGCCGGCGCCACGACGGCGGGGGCGGCCGTCCTGCTGGTGGTGTGGGGGCTGGCGTACGGCGGGGTGTCGGTGACCTGCCAGACCTGGGTGCTGCACGCGGCGCCGGACGCGCGGGAGGCGGCGTCGGCGCTGTACGTCGGCGTCTTCAACGTGGCGATATCGCTGGGCGCGCTGCTCGGCGG is a window from the Streptomyces luomodiensis genome containing:
- a CDS encoding MFS transporter, coding for MTSSTELTAPAGTSGSSPVVRSPLRSWLAVVAVAVGTFSVVTTEMLPVGLLTSIGNALHVSAGTAGLAMTVPGLIAALAAPLLTATVGRFDRRLVLCGLMGLLAVANLLSALAPGFTVLLSARVLVGVSIGGVWSIAGGLAVRLVPERSAGHATTLIFSGIAVASVLGVPIGTLIGDLVHWRVAFAAMAVLSLAVAAAMAVTLPPLPATGTVRLREVPGLFRNVRLRIGLITTLLLVTGHFGAYTYVRPVLEDVAGVGTGLISTLLLAYGVAGIAGNFLAGTTAHREPRRTLVVIFALLAAAELLVPVAGATTAGAAVLLVVWGLAYGGVSVTCQTWVLHAAPDAREAASALYVGVFNVAISLGALLGGRAADGIAVRGVMWFGGGLAVLALANVALFGRRGTAGPPAGRGPHQAAASGGHVRPGGPGDQVRP
- a CDS encoding GNAT family N-acetyltransferase, whose protein sequence is MRIRTSTMEELPVLQDIERAAGLCFRDIGMDEVADDEPLSLAELSRYQRAGRAWVAVDDDDRAMAYLITDPVDGNIHIEQVSVHPDSARRGVGRSLIDHIAARAAADGVPALTLTTFVDVAWNAPYYAARCGFRTLTEAELTPGLREIRRSEAGHGLDRWPRVCMRRDVGPGADRDVGPGADRGHGRA